The following are encoded in a window of Vibrio sp. SCSIO 43136 genomic DNA:
- a CDS encoding methylated-DNA--[protein]-cysteine S-methyltransferase translates to MNYYSLMPSHLGVITLQTSDAGLTGVWFETQTTQPDQLGTQDDTHPILVKAKSQLDEYLSGIRTEFDLPLDAKGTEFQRQIWHALTQIPYGKSWSYQQLADHIGNPKAVRAVGLANGKNPISVIVPCHRVIGKSGKLTGYAGGLERKKALLELENIDFLSD, encoded by the coding sequence ATGAATTACTACAGTTTAATGCCATCTCACCTTGGGGTGATCACATTGCAAACCAGTGATGCTGGATTAACAGGGGTTTGGTTCGAAACCCAAACGACCCAGCCAGATCAGTTGGGTACCCAAGATGATACCCATCCAATTTTGGTCAAAGCGAAATCTCAGCTCGATGAGTATCTGTCTGGTATTCGCACTGAATTCGACTTGCCACTCGACGCTAAAGGGACGGAGTTCCAGCGCCAAATATGGCATGCATTAACGCAGATACCGTATGGTAAAAGCTGGAGCTATCAGCAACTGGCGGATCATATCGGCAATCCCAAAGCGGTGCGTGCAGTGGGCTTGGCAAATGGGAAAAACCCAATATCTGTTATTGTGCCTTGCCATCGAGTGATAGGAAAAAGTGGTAAGTTGACGGGGTATGCGGGAGGGCTGGAGCGTAAAAAGGCGTTGCTTGAGTTGGAGAATATTGATTTTTTATCGGATTAA